One window of Mesoplodon densirostris isolate mMesDen1 chromosome 15, mMesDen1 primary haplotype, whole genome shotgun sequence genomic DNA carries:
- the LOC132502320 gene encoding LOW QUALITY PROTEIN: protein TOPAZ1-like (The sequence of the model RefSeq protein was modified relative to this genomic sequence to represent the inferred CDS: inserted 2 bases in 2 codons; deleted 1 base in 1 codon): MEYYRKLPSGIHFDLQVLNDLLSSLLKHCLLKEVFQVMNLSIMVKMLPALKILLKIFEYVATMKLRNAVPALXIFCKLVEAGTVLDPEHFSYIIKLLYQVQASKQEITAVLGMKSRLRTRQFKKNWKCDLESALNEIEHCKEKGDWTKLGNLYINIKLGCEKFADFQRFCACIVETLTKDCKEERPGVPFREFAETVSKDPQNSEVDKTLLGRIGISAMYFYHKLLQWSKGRKVLDKLYELKIHFISLKGLIGPEKLAPRCQVVNIAAEIFLKSRSLDGAIWVLRESEGVINTPLWACDRLDVLNRHNLLCTTAHEILVKSLYRQTFEVLQNLPGFQNSQDACVESNSLCMSSSRAEFMISKSIPIDFSFLRRLITSLGRSCLRLKARAHXKGALSLGCYPPLEGNLYRKLLLIPSYLSEIEMFLAIEVFLISNANSIQSPGTSTQTLQMVLKRCENNKSQSKDDYQTAVERLIMAARISDPKLFIKHMTINVNKEQVYSMEHCSALKWFKENMKWAGKVWLFNNH, translated from the exons ATGGAGTACTACAGAAAGCTTCCGTCGGGTATACACTTTGATTTACAAGTGCTAAATGACCTTCTAAGTTCTTTACTCAAACATTGTTTATTGAAAGAAGTATTTCAGGTCATGAACCTCAGCATAATGGTTAAAATGCTGCCTGCTCTgaaaatattactaaaaatatttGAGTATGTGGCAACTATGAAATTAAGGAATGCTGTACCTGCTT ATATCTTTTGCAAGCTTGTTGAAGCTGGGACGGTACTTGACCCAGAACACTTTAGCTATATTATTAAGCTTTTATACCAAGTACAGGCTTCCAAGCAAGAAATAACTGCAGTTCTGGGAATGAAATCCAGGTTACGGACGAGGCAGTTTAAAAAGAACTGGAAGTGTGATTTAGAGTCAGCCTTGAATGAAATAGAGCATTGTAAAGAAAAAGGTGACTGGACCAAATTGGGAAATTTATACATTAACATAAAACTGGGCTGTGAAAAATTTGCAGAT TTCCAGAGATTTTGTGCTTGTATTGTTGAAACACTAACAAAAGACTGTAAAGAAGAGAGACCAGGTGTTCCATTTCGTGAATTCGCTGAAACAGTTAGCAAAGATCCACAAAATAGTGAAGTAGATAAAACTTTGCTGGGAAGAATCGGCATCAGTGCTATGTACTTCTACCACAAGCTGTTGCAGTGGTCCAAGGGAAGGAAGGTCTTAGATAAACTAtatgaattaaaaatacattttataagttTAAAAGGACTTATAGGGCCTGAGAAGTTAGCACCGAGATGTCAAGTTGTGAATATTGCAGcagaaatttttctaaaaagcagAAGCCTAGATGGTGCCATTTGGGTATTAAGGGAGTCAGAGGGAGTCATCAATACACCACTGTGGGCTTGTGATAGACTGGATGTGCTCAATCGGCATAATCTGCTCTGTACAACTGCACATGAAATCTTAGTGAAGAGTCTTTACAGACAGACATTTGAAGTTTTGCAAAATCTACCAGGTTTTCAAAATTCTCAAGATGCCTGTGTAGAAAGCAACAGTCTTTGTATGTCATCCTCCAGAGCAGAATtcatgatttcaaagagcatccctattgatttttcctttcttagaAGATTAATTACTTCTTTAGGAAGAAGTTGTTTACGGCTCAAAGCCAGAGCCC ACAAAGGTGCTCTTTCGTTGGGTTGCTACCCACCACTGGAGGGAAATTTATACCGAAAACTTCTACTGATTCCTTCCTATTTGTCTGAGATTGAAATGTTTTTAGCTATTGAAGTCTTCCTGATATCTAATGCTAATAGTATTCAGAGTCCTGGAACTTCTACACAGACGCTGCAGATGGTTTTAAAAAGATGTGAAAACAACAAATCTCAGAGCAAGGATGACTATCAAACTGCAGTGGAAAGATTAATTATGGCTGCTCGTATATCAGATCCAAAGCTTTTCATTAAGCACATGACCATCAATGTTAATAAGGAACAGGTTTACAGTATGGAACATTGTTCTGCCCTGAAATGGTTTAAAGAGAATATGAAGTGGGCTGGAAAGGTTTGGCTTTTCAATAACCATTAG